AGTAATTCATCACGAAAAACACCATCAGCtataagaaaattgaaattttgttctaataaaataaagtatataacaCAAGCATAATATctgaaataatcaaaaaagatCGGTAGAAGGTCTTaaggttttgaaaacatttaaaaaattacattgaatGGGTCCAGAAGCTTTTGGTAAACTGGAACCCATGCTTGAAGCTCTTCGCAAAGAAGACACATTAACAGGACTATCAGGTGAAATCACTGCTAAATTAGGACGCATACTTAATCGTCTATCATCTCCATCATATCTACTTATCGACATATGGCGTATTGTAGGAGGTAGAACATTTTGGCTAACCTTTCTTAGGTTGTTACCAGGTGGAAAGTATCGAGCAACTATAAATTGCGTCCCATTTGAAGTTGACACCCTTGCAACCCCTACTTTGATAGTACTTTTCCAAATCAGCtgtaaatagttatatttttacaaaatcacacatttaaatgttaaatgcaaaaacaaaaaaacaaaaaaacttttagtaattttttagtgaataattttaaaggtaCTTGTGTAAAGCATCCAGTTTTCTGTGCTAAACCGTCGTTACTGAAGTCATAGCTATTCATTTCTTTATACCAGTAGTCTACCACTGTGGTTCCAGAAACTTCAATATCTAAAcagaaataacaaaatttgaatttaatgaaACTAGAAAAAGTCTTAAagtattgaaaactttttttcataaagaaaaatcataatatattttatcacttTACAAAACTtccttaataaatttttttgtttctctgattaatttgtttttaagtgagtttttttaacttaaatttattttcctttatattaattgcaaaaataagctgctaaaattgaaaatagattatctaaataatataaagtcGTAGCGTAAGATGTAAGATATTAGTGTTGTTATTATCCTTACCGTTGTCGGCGTTGTTACTTTTAGTGAAGATTAGTTGCTGCTACCTTAAGTGCCCAAAGATTTCAATTCTATATTAGCTATAATCTAAAATTCACTGTCAATGCCAATTAGTTTTACAGTTTGGctataccaataaaaaaaaagaaagtggtGGTTTTATTCTGTGTATTGGCGATGTACGTTTAAAGATGTCTAATGTTACCTTTAATTAGGTCATATATTTGGCGGACCCAAaggtcaataaaaaaatattgtgttgcTACTTTGGTCAAATTCATTAGCTACTTTTATGAGTtagcttgaaaaaaaattgttaatcgTTTCGTTTTCATGTTATTTAATCGTTTCGTTACGTTATTCCaatcatttgaattttttcagtttttatttttcttaaacaaaaagtaacagtttttttttattgtatgcaacatacataaattattcagacttgaattattttaaatgtttgtttctCTGCTATTTCGCAACGTTTcttgtaaaaatacttttcctattaattttttaaacgacAAGATTgcggtaaaaaaaatttaaaaattaatgctgtTTCGCAATTTAAAAggcatttatatatttcttgGATAAATATACGAAATCTATTAAACgcataaagttatatttttacatatatttaattttattttgaataatttattttttaattacaaatacaaaGCGGTGCATAACATATCCCAAAATTCAACGAAAAAGattcctttaaataaaaataatgataaataaataaatttaaagttcaaatttgtttaaaactttttctgcgCAAAATTTGTAGATAAATGCATCAGTTGGTAAAAGCATTggaaaatttacttttacaaataacataaaaaaacaaaatttaattttttcattaaatgaaattaaagtaaaactttttattttatgcaagcaCAGTATTTAAAAACCTAACCTTTCATTACAGCAATGTTCTCCCCTTCTTGAGTTTGTTCGTCGTAATCAAATAACAAACTCTTTAAGCACTTTTTTGCCCATTTATGTGCGTTTCCTTCTAGCAAGTATGACCATTTTAATTCAGGAACTCCGTGATTTCTCCGATATTTATTATGCTGATCCAgcacatcttttttaaaagtatccTTGTTTTTCATCTctaaaggtattttttattttttaaccactGTTTTGACTAATTTACGTCAAAAGATGTTTAGTTTGTTAGACGTcatgtataaatttattcatattacatatatatatatatatatatatatatatatatatatatatatatatatatatatatatatatatatatatatatatatatatatatatatatatatatgtatatatagctAACATACAGACAAATACAGAATacagagtttttgtttttttaagcatcAAAATTtaggcattaaaaaaataatcaatcaaaaaattaaaaaaaatctaaagttttCTCTgcctaataaaataataaataaaaaaagcttattaaaTGCAAGCAAGCAAACTATAAATAAGTTAACGCATTTCTTGCTTTCAGAAATCCTTCTTTGCGCTTTTAACTTTAGCGTGATGTTCTTTATAACCTATTTATAAATTGAGTTTGAtgattaaaacttcttttttacctTTTGGATTGATGCGATTGATTTGTTACAGATCATTTATTAATTGAGTTTAATGATATAGATATCTTACATTATTAATGCtattgatgtttatatatttatttatactgcACGGATtgtatttatacaatatattatttttacattaaatgaaataaattataaaatttttttaaaaacttatgatttatttatcttatgttCAGGTTTtgggattttatttttttatcttttttgaataaaaaaaaaacgaatctAAATACTACCTAAATATTACCAACAGGACAACAAGTAATTATTGGCTGAAACCCAATGTGCAAAAACCCAATGTACGTTTTTTAGACAACTAAAACACGCCTAGTCTCTACTGGGAAAGTGAAAAATGTAATTTGGCTGCTTTACAACGTTATTTACgaatgttatttatgtttttacatactcaaaaaattttcatcaaaagtATAATGTAAAATAGTACAAAATATTACTTtctatctaaaaataaatgtaatttaaacgcaatatttgtttcatttaccaaataactctatttaaaaaacttattcatcAGTAAACTTTGATTCATCATAATGACGATTTatgaatttgtcaaaagatatTTGTCGTCACAAGATAAattggtacttttttttataaaaacatgaaataactCACGTACATAATCCAAatccaaattaataaaatactaaacaagTGCGAATTAaccaattatatatatatatatatatatatatatatatatatatatatatatatatatatatatatatatatatatatatatatatatatacacacacacacacacatatatatatatatatatatatatatatatatatatatattgtgtgtgtgtgtagtatatatatatacatatatatatatatatatatatatatatatatatatatatatatatatatatatatatatatatatatatatatatatatatacattgtgtgtgtagtttattttttcgttaaactttttgttgttCACATTGCATATACATACATCGAAATTGCTGcagcaagaagaaggcacatttTGTTTTATCGCCGAGCtccatatatattaaaaaattctacataaccATAACATATAAATAGAATTTCATTGATATTCAAAACTCAACTTCAATAAATATGCTGAATATAGCATTGCATATCGAGGACCAAATATATGGAATAATTATCAAAAAGGATTCAAATGTATGGCAAagtcattaaattcatttaagtttctcataaaaaaagaaatttttaaaatttgagaatcATTTGTGCTGAAAGGGATCACagagtaattttaattattttagtatttatttcatttgatcttttttttatttactgattaccgcagcagttttatgcccattagggtttttaatACCTATATTCTAttgaaatgtatatatataattatgttgaaatgtatatatataaaatgtaaaaaggggctctatgaaagGATTGCGATGACGTATTGTCAttttcatcttctttgagcccctctctgtttaactctttattttataaagatcattgtaaaaaagaacagtttttattttttattgtatatacaaaaacaaagttttcaagATTTTACTGTCTCCTTTGTTTCTACggacatatttttatttttttattgtatctaTATGATGATTATTTATTgctaaacagcaaaaaaaaaaaatatatatatatataaataaatctgtttttatttatttgaacttacttttaaaaaatatttaaagttggtTAATTTAAGATCTCTGaacagtatttaaatttaagatctCTGAACAATCGTTTTGATTCATTCTTAAATTGCTGTAATGTAGTcttgtttttgttgacaatatttaggaatttttttctcaaataaggTCTAcggtatttaattgaataggatgttaattttaaattatatttaagaagaacaaagttgttatctgaaaactttgttgaatacTTATgattaactttattgaaaaagtttgaaagatTTTTGGGGACAAtcccatttttattttaaacataaacaataaaacttggtgtaaattgagtttatacaCATTTAAGGCACTTAGCGCACGTAAAAGTTCGCAAGGAGCATTTCTATAGGCTCCAAACGCTATTCTGTAGGCCTTTCTTGTTAGTTGtagaatttcttaatttttttatagccaGTACTAGCCCTTACAATATTTAAGTAAGACAAATAACTGTCAATAAaggcaaaatataattttttcagggATGTtacatttagaaaaagtttagcCTTAaacattattgcaatatttttatgagTGGTGTTTCAATGGTATTTAGATGTAAACACTa
This Hydra vulgaris chromosome 04, alternate assembly HydraT2T_AEP DNA region includes the following protein-coding sequences:
- the LOC100209399 gene encoding uncharacterized protein LOC100209399 isoform X2, which encodes MKNKDTFKKDVLDQHNKYRRNHGVPELKWSYLLEGNAHKWAKKCLKSLLFDYDEQTQEGENIAVMKDIEVSGTTVVDYWYKEMNSYDFSNDGLAQKTGCFTQLIWKSTIKVGVARVSTSNGTQFIVARYFPPGNNLRKVSQNVLPPTIRHMSISRYDGDDRRLSMRPNLAVISPDSPVNVSSLRRASSMGSSLPKASGPIQSDGVFRDELLTSHNLYRSRHNAKPLSLSSGLTLKAQQVAETIAKNEVLTDFDNIGRNMLACTKGITGNEASSIWYNEENDFNYNNKSFSMKTGSFTQMIWKETKEIGVGRAIDDRGCTHVVCLYKPAGNIRALFEENVGLPNGPPPKFIY